Within Actinoplanes sp. L3-i22, the genomic segment CGATTACAAATGTGCGGTTCTGTTGGAAGCCGCGCCGACCCGCCACTGTGCACAAGCTTTTGCAGGTCAGCGTGGTCGGGAATACTCACCGGCATGACTTCCGCGTGGCGCCGATGGGCGTGGGTTCCGGTACTCCTGATCGGGGTGGCGCTGTTCGTCCTGGTGCTGGTGACCCTGGTGGACACCCAGAACCTCAACTACGTGCCGTCGATGATCCTGCTCGGCGCGAGCATCGCCCCGGCGACGTTCCTGACCTTCGCGCAGGGCCGCTCCGGCCGGTGGCAGGTCCCGGCGTCCACGCTCGCGGTGACCGCGTTCTTCGGCGGCGTGATCGGCGTGGTCGCGGCCGGCTGGCTGGAGTACGACGCGCTCCACAAGCTCGGCGTGCTCCCGATGGTGTTCGTCGGCCTGATCGAGGAGACCGCGAAGCTGCTGGTGCCCGTGGTCGCGCTGGCCTTCCTCTGGCGCCGGCGCCCGACGCCGGCCGACGGCCTGGTGATCGGGGTCGCCAGCGGCGCCGGCTTCGCCGCGCTCGAGACGATGGGGTACGGGTTCAGCGCGCTGCTCGCCTCCAACGGCAACATCGGCGACGTCGAGCAGACCCTCTTCGTCCGCGGCGTCACCGCCCCCGCCGCGCACCTGGCCTGGACCGGCCTGACCAGCGGCGCGCTGTTCGCGTTCGCCGCCGCGCCGGGTCTGCGGCGGCTGTTCGGGTTCGTGCTGACCTTCCTGGCGGCGGTCGGCCTGCACGCGGCGTGGGACAGCTTCGGCACCGAGATCGCGTACATCGTGGTCGGCGGGGTCAGCATGGGCTGGGTCCTGCTGGAGCTGCACCGGTACCGGCGGTTCACCCCGAACCCGGTGCCCGTGCCGGCCTGACCGGTGCTCACCCCGCGGGCAGCAGGGTGGCGGCGAGGAGCGTGGCCGTCCGCTGCCCCCACTGCGCCGGGGTCCACCCGCACAGATCGCTGAACTGCAGATACGTTTCGACGTTGCCGATCACGAACGCGATGTCCCGGGCCTGCTCGACGTCCAGCTCGGGCTTCAGCGCGCCCCGCTCCGCGAGCAGCTGGACCAGAGCGCCGTATGCCGTCCGGGTCTGCTCCTGATTGACCGCCCACTGTGCGGCCAGCTCCGGGTCGGTGCCGGTGGCCCCGCGGACCACCCGCATCAGCGGCGCCACCCGCTCGACGATCGACCGGCCGCCCTCCTGCCACAGCGCGATGACCCGCCGGGGGTCGGGCTCCGCGTGGATCTGCCGCACCCACGGCCGGTCGAGCAGCGGCACCGGCTCGTCGTCACCGACCGCCGCCTCGTCGAGGGC encodes:
- a CDS encoding PrsW family intramembrane metalloprotease, which encodes MTSAWRRWAWVPVLLIGVALFVLVLVTLVDTQNLNYVPSMILLGASIAPATFLTFAQGRSGRWQVPASTLAVTAFFGGVIGVVAAGWLEYDALHKLGVLPMVFVGLIEETAKLLVPVVALAFLWRRRPTPADGLVIGVASGAGFAALETMGYGFSALLASNGNIGDVEQTLFVRGVTAPAAHLAWTGLTSGALFAFAAAPGLRRLFGFVLTFLAAVGLHAAWDSFGTEIAYIVVGGVSMGWVLLELHRYRRFTPNPVPVPA
- a CDS encoding TetR/AcrR family transcriptional regulator produces the protein MADPVKRPRKSGTPAERKSGTRAEQARATRRRIVAAAAEQFVAHGYAPTRLDQIAEQAGVAVQTVYFHFANKRTLLKQALDEAAVGDDEPVPLLDRPWVRQIHAEPDPRRVIALWQEGGRSIVERVAPLMRVVRGATGTDPELAAQWAVNQEQTRTAYGALVQLLAERGALKPELDVEQARDIAFVIGNVETYLQFSDLCGWTPAQWGQRTATLLAATLLPAG